One window of the Shewanella cyperi genome contains the following:
- the rep gene encoding DNA helicase Rep encodes MKLNPAQNDAVHYVSGPCLVLAGAGSGKTRVIINKIAYLVQKCGYQARNIAAVTFTNKAAREMKERVAQSMGRKEARGLWISTFHTLGLEIIKREHKVVGLKAGFSLFDDQDTLALLKELTEKELQEDKDLLKLLATAISNWKGALVIPEQARKLARDEREQLFALLYQRYAQHMKAYNALDFDDLILLPTLLLRHNAEVRSRWQARIQYLLVDEYQDTNTSQYELVKLLVGERARFTVVGDDDQSIYSWRGAKPQNLVLLGKDFPSLKLIKLEQNYRSSQRILRAANILIANNPHVYDKALFSELPYGEPMRVLIAANEEQEAERVVAEIVRHKFVGRTQFGDYAILYRGNHQSRLLERALMTNRIPYKLSGGTSFFARAEIKDIMAYLRLVVNPDDDNALLRIINLPKRGIGPATLERLGNFANEKHISMFAAIFEPDLNHHLGATAMATLYEFGRFIVDTGEIAERGEGVDAIKQLIRKINYEDYLYETSPSAKAAEMRMKNISELYRWVTEMLQGDELDEPMTLPEVVTRLTLRDMMERNNEEEGGDQVQLMTLHASKGLEFPYVFMVGTEERILPHQTSIDEDNVEEERRLAYVGITRAQRELWFTLCRERRQFGETMRCEPSRFLDELPQDDLLWEHRKPPQSAEQRQETGKSNIANLRAMLKK; translated from the coding sequence ATGAAGCTCAACCCCGCTCAAAACGATGCCGTCCATTATGTCTCTGGTCCCTGCCTGGTACTGGCGGGAGCGGGCAGTGGCAAGACGCGGGTAATCATCAACAAGATTGCCTACCTGGTGCAGAAATGCGGTTACCAGGCGCGCAATATTGCCGCCGTGACCTTTACCAACAAGGCGGCGCGGGAGATGAAGGAGCGGGTGGCCCAGTCCATGGGACGCAAGGAGGCCAGGGGGCTGTGGATTTCCACCTTCCATACCCTGGGGTTGGAGATCATCAAGCGCGAGCACAAGGTGGTGGGGCTTAAGGCCGGTTTTTCCCTGTTTGACGATCAGGACACCCTGGCGCTGCTCAAGGAACTGACCGAAAAGGAACTGCAGGAAGACAAGGATCTGCTCAAGCTGCTGGCGACCGCCATTTCCAACTGGAAGGGGGCGCTGGTGATCCCCGAGCAGGCCCGTAAGCTGGCCAGGGACGAACGGGAGCAATTGTTTGCCCTCTTGTACCAGCGTTATGCCCAGCATATGAAGGCCTACAATGCCCTCGATTTTGACGACCTGATCCTGCTGCCAACCCTGTTGCTGCGCCACAATGCCGAAGTGCGCAGTCGCTGGCAGGCGCGCATCCAGTACCTGTTGGTGGACGAATACCAGGATACCAACACCAGTCAGTACGAACTGGTGAAGCTGCTGGTGGGTGAACGGGCCCGCTTTACCGTGGTGGGTGACGACGACCAATCCATCTATTCCTGGCGTGGCGCCAAGCCACAGAACCTGGTGTTGCTGGGCAAGGATTTTCCCAGCCTCAAGCTTATCAAGCTGGAGCAAAACTACCGCTCCAGCCAGCGCATCTTGCGGGCCGCCAACATACTGATTGCCAACAATCCACACGTGTACGACAAGGCGCTGTTTTCCGAGCTGCCCTACGGCGAGCCCATGCGGGTGCTGATCGCCGCCAACGAGGAACAGGAGGCCGAGCGGGTGGTGGCGGAGATAGTGCGCCACAAGTTTGTCGGCCGCACCCAGTTTGGTGATTACGCCATTCTCTACCGCGGTAACCATCAGTCACGGCTGTTGGAGCGGGCACTGATGACCAACCGCATTCCCTACAAGCTCAGCGGTGGCACTTCCTTCTTCGCCCGCGCGGAGATCAAGGACATCATGGCCTACCTGCGGCTGGTGGTGAATCCCGATGACGATAATGCGCTGCTACGGATCATCAACCTGCCCAAGCGCGGCATAGGTCCGGCGACCCTGGAGCGGCTTGGCAACTTTGCCAACGAAAAGCATATTTCCATGTTTGCCGCCATTTTTGAGCCAGACCTCAACCACCATCTGGGGGCGACCGCCATGGCGACCCTGTATGAGTTCGGCCGCTTTATCGTCGACACAGGGGAAATTGCCGAGCGTGGTGAAGGGGTGGACGCGATCAAGCAATTGATCCGCAAGATCAACTACGAAGATTACCTGTACGAGACCAGCCCCAGTGCCAAGGCGGCCGAGATGCGGATGAAAAACATCTCCGAGCTGTACCGCTGGGTGACAGAAATGCTCCAGGGCGACGAGCTGGATGAGCCCATGACCCTGCCCGAGGTGGTGACCCGTCTGACCCTGAGGGACATGATGGAGCGCAACAACGAGGAAGAGGGCGGCGATCAGGTTCAGCTGATGACCCTGCATGCCTCCAAGGGCCTGGAGTTTCCCTATGTATTTATGGTGGGAACGGAGGAGCGCATCCTGCCGCACCAGACCAGCATAGATGAGGACAATGTCGAGGAAGAGCGGCGTCTGGCCTATGTGGGCATCACCCGGGCCCAGCGCGAACTCTGGTTTACCCTGTGCCGGGAACGGCGCCAGTTTGGTGAAACCATGCGCTGTGAACCCAGCCGCTTCCTCGACGAGCTGCCCCAGGACGATTTGCTGTGGGAACACCGCAAACCGCCCCAAAGCGCCGAGCAGCGTCAGGAAACGGGTAAGAGCAATATCGCCAACCTGAGGGCCATGCTGAAGAAGTAG
- a CDS encoding GNAT family N-acetyltransferase: MNPMQEVFIRVATSEDAAAIALLSNELGYPASAEAIQERLARLLNNSSHKIYVATQEDNILGWIACEQRLLLESGEVFEIVGLVVGKAARRKNVGRQLVRAAEQWAEALSARALRVRSNVQRQESHPFYRALGFEKSKTQHTYVKSLLS; this comes from the coding sequence ATGAATCCCATGCAAGAAGTCTTCATCAGAGTCGCCACCAGCGAGGATGCAGCGGCGATTGCGCTGCTGAGCAATGAGCTGGGTTACCCGGCTTCGGCGGAGGCGATACAGGAACGGTTGGCAAGACTGCTCAACAACAGCAGTCACAAGATCTATGTGGCGACGCAGGAGGACAATATCCTGGGTTGGATCGCCTGCGAGCAGCGTCTGTTACTGGAGTCCGGTGAGGTGTTTGAAATAGTGGGTCTGGTGGTGGGCAAAGCCGCCAGACGTAAGAATGTTGGCCGGCAACTGGTGAGGGCAGCAGAGCAGTGGGCCGAGGCTTTGTCGGCCAGGGCTTTAAGGGTGCGCTCCAATGTTCAGCGGCAAGAATCGCATCCCTTTTACCGGGCCCTGGGCTTTGAAAAGAGCAAGACGCAGCATACCTATGTGAAAAGCCTGCTCAGCTGA
- a CDS encoding PhzF family phenazine biosynthesis protein codes for MKCELVDVFAKEKLQGNGLTIFSDCDALTTEEMQAWTREMRQFESIFLQRRQDGFHVRIFTVEEELDFAGHPLLGLALHLHQQYGTTHAHDWLVHTKSRPIHLSSREEGGEFIATMDQGKPEYLRTLTDAESEPLYAALSLSPPGNPALRAEVISTGLPYVILPVESGLDKVSFQVRDLTPLLAPLGAKFLYLLDVVNLEGRTWDNQGLAEDVATGSAAGPVAAFLYKQGRLDTPDLVIKQGRFLGRPSEIKVQLELSGPDIATILVSAKVVKVADIQLLS; via the coding sequence GTGAAATGTGAACTGGTGGACGTATTTGCCAAGGAAAAACTGCAGGGTAACGGCCTGACCATATTCTCCGATTGCGACGCCTTAACAACAGAGGAGATGCAGGCCTGGACCCGGGAGATGCGCCAGTTCGAGTCCATTTTCCTGCAGCGCAGGCAGGATGGGTTCCATGTGCGGATTTTTACCGTCGAGGAAGAGCTGGACTTTGCCGGTCATCCCCTGCTGGGGCTCGCCTTGCATCTGCATCAGCAATACGGCACAACCCATGCTCATGATTGGCTGGTGCATACCAAAAGCCGTCCCATCCACCTCAGCAGCCGAGAAGAGGGTGGCGAGTTTATCGCCACCATGGATCAGGGCAAGCCCGAGTACCTGCGCACCTTAACGGACGCGGAATCCGAACCTCTTTACGCCGCACTCAGCCTGTCGCCACCCGGCAATCCGGCACTGCGGGCAGAAGTCATATCTACCGGCTTGCCCTATGTCATTTTGCCGGTTGAATCCGGGCTGGATAAGGTCAGCTTCCAGGTCCGGGATCTCACGCCGCTGCTTGCCCCTCTGGGCGCCAAGTTTCTTTACCTGCTGGATGTGGTAAATCTGGAGGGCCGCACCTGGGATAACCAAGGTCTGGCCGAGGACGTGGCGACCGGCAGTGCCGCCGGTCCGGTAGCTGCCTTCCTGTATAAGCAGGGGCGGCTTGATACACCAGACCTCGTCATCAAACAGGGGCGCTTTTTAGGACGCCCCAGTGAAATCAAGGTGCAGCTTGAACTCAGTGGCCCGGACATAGCGACCATCCTGGTCAGCGCCAAGGTGGTCAAGGTCGCCGATATCCAGCTGCTGAGCTAG
- the ubiK gene encoding ubiquinone biosynthesis accessory factor UbiK, whose protein sequence is MINPKKIEELAKQLSDNLPAGLKQFAGEFEERSKQVLQNQLLKLDLVSREEFEVQQHVLLRTREKLEALQAQVNELEKRLSGE, encoded by the coding sequence ATGATCAACCCGAAAAAAATCGAAGAACTGGCCAAGCAATTGAGCGATAACCTGCCGGCCGGGCTGAAGCAATTTGCCGGTGAGTTCGAGGAGCGCAGCAAGCAGGTATTGCAAAATCAGCTGCTTAAGCTGGATCTTGTCTCCCGGGAAGAGTTTGAGGTCCAGCAGCACGTACTGCTGCGTACCCGCGAGAAACTTGAAGCCCTGCAGGCCCAGGTCAACGAACTGGAAAAGCGCCTCTCAGGTGAATAA
- a CDS encoding GFA family protein, protein MKGSCLCKRVSYEIQHFSPHLSHCHCSMCRKFHGAAFATYGTVLQQDIQFHVLEDALKTFRSSEIAQRGFCQHCGSSLFYQFLDGRGTFDIALGTLDDEPNLPVEAHIFYGSKPQWSGEFADALPKYDKEHDLP, encoded by the coding sequence ATGAAAGGAAGCTGCCTCTGCAAACGGGTGAGTTACGAGATCCAGCATTTTTCTCCCCATCTGTCCCACTGTCACTGCTCCATGTGCCGCAAGTTCCACGGCGCCGCCTTCGCCACCTATGGCACAGTATTGCAGCAGGATATTCAATTCCATGTGCTTGAAGACGCCCTGAAAACCTTCCGCTCCTCCGAGATAGCCCAGCGCGGCTTTTGCCAACATTGCGGTTCCAGCCTGTTTTACCAGTTCCTCGATGGCCGCGGCACCTTCGACATCGCCCTCGGCACCCTGGATGATGAGCCCAACCTGCCGGTTGAGGCGCACATTTTCTACGGCAGCAAACCCCAATGGTCGGGCGAGTTTGCCGACGCCCTGCCCAAGTATGACAAGGAACACGATCTCCCCTGA
- a CDS encoding DUF4256 domain-containing protein — MDATHQALIQTLKTRFEQHPRRHPDIDWMRVQDRLETCPDKLDALQYMEQSGGEPDVIGFDATRFEFIFCDCAPESPTDRRSLCYDAQALEARKQNKPAGSAVAMAAAMGIELLTEAQYQELQTLGEFDLKTSSWLATTADIRDRGGAIFGDRRFGRVFVYHNGAESYYSARGFRGRLLV, encoded by the coding sequence ATGGACGCCACACACCAAGCACTGATCCAAACCCTCAAGACCCGCTTCGAGCAACATCCCCGGCGCCATCCGGATATCGACTGGATGCGGGTGCAGGACAGGTTGGAGACCTGTCCGGACAAGCTTGACGCCCTGCAGTACATGGAACAGAGCGGCGGCGAGCCCGATGTTATCGGCTTTGATGCAACCCGCTTTGAGTTCATCTTCTGTGATTGTGCGCCGGAAAGCCCCACGGACAGACGCAGCCTCTGTTACGACGCCCAAGCGCTGGAAGCGCGCAAGCAAAACAAGCCCGCCGGCAGCGCCGTGGCCATGGCCGCCGCCATGGGCATTGAGCTGCTAACCGAAGCCCAGTACCAGGAGTTGCAGACCCTGGGTGAGTTCGATCTGAAAACCTCCAGCTGGCTGGCGACCACCGCAGACATTCGCGATCGCGGTGGTGCCATCTTTGGCGATCGCCGCTTTGGCCGGGTGTTTGTCTACCACAATGGCGCCGAGTCCTATTACTCTGCCCGAGGTTTTCGGGGCCGTCTGTTGGTCTGA